The following coding sequences lie in one Vanacampus margaritifer isolate UIUO_Vmar chromosome 16, RoL_Vmar_1.0, whole genome shotgun sequence genomic window:
- the LOC144035989 gene encoding serine/threonine-protein kinase TAO1-like isoform X1: protein MPSSVRAGSLKDPEVADLFFKEDPEKLFSDLREIGHGSFGAVYFAHDVRTNEVVAIKKMSYSGKQSNEKWQDIIKEVKFLQRIRHPNSIEYKGCYLREHTAWLVMEYCLGSASDLLEVHKKPLQEVEIAAITHGALQGLAYLHSHNMIHRDVKAGNILLTEPGQVKLADFGSASIASPANSFVGTPYWMAPEVILAMDEGQYDGKVDIWSLGITCIELAERKPPLFNMNAMSALYHIAQNESPTLQSSEWTDYFRNFIDSCLQKIPQDRPHSDDMLGHAFLQRERPDSVLMDLIMRTKDAVRELDNLQYRKMKKILLQETHNGPAPEAPDPDEELEAGGGRTGTVNSVGSNQSIPSMSISASSQSSSVNSLNDGAHDSRSELDLMDGDHTVMSNSSVIHLKPEEEEAFSGDQASGGHASEPQAATSSSATSSATSSAAATAAVAPPRKQRNREHFATIRTASLVTREMQEHEQDSELREQMSGYKRMRRQHQKHLMALENKLKGEMDEHRLRLDKELEGQRSNFAQEMDKLLKKHHAALDKDLKTFTNDEKKFQQHIQVQQKKELSSFLESQKREYKLRKEQLKEELSENQSTPKKEKQEWLSKQKENIQHFQAEEEANLLRRQRQYLELECRRFKRRILIARHNVEQDLAREELNKRQTQKDLEHAMLLRHHESMQELEFRHLTTIQKARAELIRTQHQTELTNQLEYNKRRERELRRKHFMEVRQQPKSLKSKELQIKKQFQETCKTQTRQYKALRNHLLESTPKCEHKAVLKRLKEEQTRKLAILAEQYDHSINDMLSTQALRLDEAQEGECQVLRMQLQQELELLNAYQSKIKMQTDAQHDKERRDLEQRVSLRRALLEQKIEEEMLSLQNERLERIRSLLERQAREIEAFDSESMRLGFSNMVLANVASDSQGGWGGGGGGGGGAPGGGHWPGGGGSGGGGGGGHHGAQQPWGQPAMAGAPPPWSLHHPAGGGQRGSGGAGAGGVRNSPQALRRTSSGGRSEQSMSRSTSLASNASHLSYT, encoded by the exons ATGCCGTCGTCGGTGCGAGCGGGGAGCCTCAAGGACCCCGAGGTGGCCGACCTCTTCTTCAAGGAAGACCCGGAGAAACTCTTCTCGGACCTGCGCGAGATCGGCCATGGCAGCTTCGGCGCTGTCTACTTT GCACACGACGTGCGAACCAACGAGGTGGTGGCCATCAAGAAGATGTCGTACAGTGGGAAGCAGTCCAAtgag AAATGGCAAGACATCATTAAGGAAGTGAAATTCCTCCAGAGGATCCGACACCCCAACAGCATCGAGTACAAAGGATGCTACCTGCGCGAGCACACCGCCTGG CTGGTGATGGAGTACTGCCTGGGCTCGGCCTCCGACCTCCTGGAAG TTCACAAGAAGCCTTTGCAGGAAGTGGAGATTGCCGCCATTACCCACGGTGCACTGCAGGGGCTGGCCTATCTGCACTCGCACAACATGATCCACAG GGACGTGAAGGCGGGAAACATCCTGCTGACCGAGCCGGGACAGGTCAAACTGGCCGACTTTGGCTCCGCCTCCATCGCCTCGCCCGCCAACTCCTTTGTGGGGACGCCGTACTG GATGGCACCCGAGGTGATTCTGGCCATGGATGAGGGCCAGTACGATGGCAAAGTGGATATCTGGTCTTTAGGCATCACCTGTATAGAGCTAG CCGAGAGGAAGCCGCCCTTGTTTAACATGAACGCCATGAGTGCCTTATACCACATAGCGCAGAATGAGAGTCCCACGCTGCAGTCCAGTGAATG GACCGATTACTTCCGCAACTTCATCGACTCTTGCCTTCAGAAAATCCCGCAGGACCGACCGCACTCGGACGACATGCTGGGC cACGCGTTCCTGCAGCGCGAGCGTCCCGACTCGGTTCTGATGGACCTGATCATGAGGACCAAGGATGCCGTGCGCGAGCTGGACAACCTGCAGTACCGCAAGATGAAAAAGATCCTCCTGCAGGAGACCCACAACGGACCCGCGCCGGAAGCGCCTGATCCGGACGAG GAGCTGGAGGCGGGCGGCGGGCGCACCGGCACCGTCAACAGCGTGGGCAGCAACCAGTCCATCCCCAGCATGTCCATCAGCGCCAGCTCGCAGAGCAGCTCCGTCAACAGCCTCAACGACGGCGCCCACGACAGCCGCAGCGAACTCGACCTCATGGACGGCGACCACACCGTCATGTCCAACAGCTCCGTCATACACCTCAAACCC gaggaagaggaggcttTCTCAGGGGATCAAGCGTCAGGCGGCCACGCTTCGGAGCCTCAGGCGGCGACGTCATCATCGGCGACGTCATCGGCGACGTCATcggcggcggcgacggcggcggtGGCCCCTCCCAGGAAGCAGCGCAACCGAGAGCACTTTGCCACCATCCGCACCGCCTCGCTG GTGACGCGCGAGATGCAGGAGCACGAGCAGGACTCTGAGCTGCGCGAGCAGATGTCGGGCTACAAGCGCATGCGGCGGCAGCACCAGAAGCACCTGATGGCGCTGGAGAACAAACTGAAAGGCGAGATGGACGAGCACCGCCTGCGTCTGGACAAGGAGCTGGAGGGCCAGAGGAGCAACTTTGCGCAGGAGATGGACAAGCTGCTCAAGAAGCACCACGCCGCCCTCGACAAGGAC CTGAAGACGTTCACGAACGACGAGAAGAAGTTCCAGCAGCACATTCAGGTGCAGCAGAAGAAGGAGCTCAGCAGCTTCCTGGAGTCGCAGAAGCGCGAGTACAAGCTGCGCAAGGAGCAGCTCAAAGAg GAACTGAGCGAGAACCAGTCGACTcccaagaaggagaagcaggagTGGCTGTCCAAGCAGAAGGAGAACATCCAGCACTTCCAG GCTGAGGAGGAAGCCAACCTGCTGAGGAGGCAGCGGCAGTACCTGGAGCTGGAATGTCGCCGCTTCAAGCGCAGGATCCTCATCGCCCGGCACAACGTGGAGCAGGACCTCGCCCGAGAG GAGCTGAACAAGCGTCAGACGCAGAAGGACCTGGAGCACGCCATGCTTCTGCGGCATCACGAGTCCATGCAGGAGCTGGAGTTCCGCCACTTGACGACCATCCAGAAGGCTCGCGCCGAGCTCATCCGCACGCAGCACCAGACGGAGCTCACCAACCAGCTGGAGTACAACAAGAGGCGGGAACGAGAGCTCCGGCGCAAGCACTTTATGGAGGTCCGGCAGCAGCCCAAGAGCCTCAAG TCGAAGGAGCTCCAGATCAAGAAGCAGTTCCAGGAGACGTGCAAGACGCAGACCCGCCAGTACAAAGCTCTGCGCAACCACCTTCTGGAGAGCACGCCCAAGTGCGAGCACAAGGCGGTGCTGAAGAGGCTGAAGGAGGAGCAGACGCGCAAGTTGGCCATCCTGGCCGAGCAGTACGACCACTCCATCAACGACATGCTGTCCACGCAGGCG ctgCGTCTGGACGAGGCTCAGGAGGGCGAGTGTCAGGTCCTGCGCATGCAACTGCAGCAGGAACTGGAACTGCTCAACGCTTACCAGAGCAAAATCAAAATGCAGACGGACGCTCAGCACGACAAGGAGAGGCGAGACCTGGAGCAGCGAGTCAGCCTGCGGAGGGCGCTGCTGGAGCAGAAG ATCGAGGAGGAAATGCTTTCCCTTCAGAACGAGCGATTGGAGCGCATCCGTTCGCTGCTGGAGCGGCAGGCCCGCGAGATCGAAGCCTTCGACTCCGAGTCCATGAGGCTGGGCTTCAGCAACATGGTCCTTGCCAACGTGGCCTCCGACTCTCAGGGCGGctggggcggcggcggcggcggagggggCGGGGCTCCCGGGGGCGGCCACTGGCCCGGAGGCGGGggcagcggcggcggtggcggcggcggtcaCCACGGCGCCCAACAGCCCTGGGGCCAGCCCGCCATGGCTGGAGCGCCGCCCCCCTGGAGCCTCCATCACCCGGCGGGCGGGGGCCAGAGGGGGAGCGGGGGCGCGGGGGCCGGGGGGGTGAGGAACAGCCCCCAGGCCCTGAGGAGGACGTCGTCGGGGGGGAGGAGCGAACAGAGCATGAGCAGAAGCACCAGCCTCGCCTCCAACGCCTCACACCTTTCCTACACCtaa
- the LOC144035989 gene encoding serine/threonine-protein kinase TAO1-like isoform X2 yields the protein MPSSVRAGSLKDPEVADLFFKEDPEKLFSDLREIGHGSFGAVYFAHDVRTNEVVAIKKMSYSGKQSNEKWQDIIKEVKFLQRIRHPNSIEYKGCYLREHTAWLVMEYCLGSASDLLEVHKKPLQEVEIAAITHGALQGLAYLHSHNMIHRDVKAGNILLTEPGQVKLADFGSASIASPANSFVGTPYWMAPEVILAMDEGQYDGKVDIWSLGITCIELAERKPPLFNMNAMSALYHIAQNESPTLQSSEWTDYFRNFIDSCLQKIPQDRPHSDDMLGHAFLQRERPDSVLMDLIMRTKDAVRELDNLQYRKMKKILLQETHNGPAPEAPDPDEELEAGGGRTGTVNSVGSNQSIPSMSISASSQSSSVNSLNDGAHDSRSELDLMDGDHTVMSNSSVIHLKPEEEAFSGDQASGGHASEPQAATSSSATSSATSSAAATAAVAPPRKQRNREHFATIRTASLVTREMQEHEQDSELREQMSGYKRMRRQHQKHLMALENKLKGEMDEHRLRLDKELEGQRSNFAQEMDKLLKKHHAALDKDLKTFTNDEKKFQQHIQVQQKKELSSFLESQKREYKLRKEQLKEELSENQSTPKKEKQEWLSKQKENIQHFQAEEEANLLRRQRQYLELECRRFKRRILIARHNVEQDLAREELNKRQTQKDLEHAMLLRHHESMQELEFRHLTTIQKARAELIRTQHQTELTNQLEYNKRRERELRRKHFMEVRQQPKSLKSKELQIKKQFQETCKTQTRQYKALRNHLLESTPKCEHKAVLKRLKEEQTRKLAILAEQYDHSINDMLSTQALRLDEAQEGECQVLRMQLQQELELLNAYQSKIKMQTDAQHDKERRDLEQRVSLRRALLEQKIEEEMLSLQNERLERIRSLLERQAREIEAFDSESMRLGFSNMVLANVASDSQGGWGGGGGGGGGAPGGGHWPGGGGSGGGGGGGHHGAQQPWGQPAMAGAPPPWSLHHPAGGGQRGSGGAGAGGVRNSPQALRRTSSGGRSEQSMSRSTSLASNASHLSYT from the exons ATGCCGTCGTCGGTGCGAGCGGGGAGCCTCAAGGACCCCGAGGTGGCCGACCTCTTCTTCAAGGAAGACCCGGAGAAACTCTTCTCGGACCTGCGCGAGATCGGCCATGGCAGCTTCGGCGCTGTCTACTTT GCACACGACGTGCGAACCAACGAGGTGGTGGCCATCAAGAAGATGTCGTACAGTGGGAAGCAGTCCAAtgag AAATGGCAAGACATCATTAAGGAAGTGAAATTCCTCCAGAGGATCCGACACCCCAACAGCATCGAGTACAAAGGATGCTACCTGCGCGAGCACACCGCCTGG CTGGTGATGGAGTACTGCCTGGGCTCGGCCTCCGACCTCCTGGAAG TTCACAAGAAGCCTTTGCAGGAAGTGGAGATTGCCGCCATTACCCACGGTGCACTGCAGGGGCTGGCCTATCTGCACTCGCACAACATGATCCACAG GGACGTGAAGGCGGGAAACATCCTGCTGACCGAGCCGGGACAGGTCAAACTGGCCGACTTTGGCTCCGCCTCCATCGCCTCGCCCGCCAACTCCTTTGTGGGGACGCCGTACTG GATGGCACCCGAGGTGATTCTGGCCATGGATGAGGGCCAGTACGATGGCAAAGTGGATATCTGGTCTTTAGGCATCACCTGTATAGAGCTAG CCGAGAGGAAGCCGCCCTTGTTTAACATGAACGCCATGAGTGCCTTATACCACATAGCGCAGAATGAGAGTCCCACGCTGCAGTCCAGTGAATG GACCGATTACTTCCGCAACTTCATCGACTCTTGCCTTCAGAAAATCCCGCAGGACCGACCGCACTCGGACGACATGCTGGGC cACGCGTTCCTGCAGCGCGAGCGTCCCGACTCGGTTCTGATGGACCTGATCATGAGGACCAAGGATGCCGTGCGCGAGCTGGACAACCTGCAGTACCGCAAGATGAAAAAGATCCTCCTGCAGGAGACCCACAACGGACCCGCGCCGGAAGCGCCTGATCCGGACGAG GAGCTGGAGGCGGGCGGCGGGCGCACCGGCACCGTCAACAGCGTGGGCAGCAACCAGTCCATCCCCAGCATGTCCATCAGCGCCAGCTCGCAGAGCAGCTCCGTCAACAGCCTCAACGACGGCGCCCACGACAGCCGCAGCGAACTCGACCTCATGGACGGCGACCACACCGTCATGTCCAACAGCTCCGTCATACACCTCAAACCC gaagaggaggcttTCTCAGGGGATCAAGCGTCAGGCGGCCACGCTTCGGAGCCTCAGGCGGCGACGTCATCATCGGCGACGTCATCGGCGACGTCATcggcggcggcgacggcggcggtGGCCCCTCCCAGGAAGCAGCGCAACCGAGAGCACTTTGCCACCATCCGCACCGCCTCGCTG GTGACGCGCGAGATGCAGGAGCACGAGCAGGACTCTGAGCTGCGCGAGCAGATGTCGGGCTACAAGCGCATGCGGCGGCAGCACCAGAAGCACCTGATGGCGCTGGAGAACAAACTGAAAGGCGAGATGGACGAGCACCGCCTGCGTCTGGACAAGGAGCTGGAGGGCCAGAGGAGCAACTTTGCGCAGGAGATGGACAAGCTGCTCAAGAAGCACCACGCCGCCCTCGACAAGGAC CTGAAGACGTTCACGAACGACGAGAAGAAGTTCCAGCAGCACATTCAGGTGCAGCAGAAGAAGGAGCTCAGCAGCTTCCTGGAGTCGCAGAAGCGCGAGTACAAGCTGCGCAAGGAGCAGCTCAAAGAg GAACTGAGCGAGAACCAGTCGACTcccaagaaggagaagcaggagTGGCTGTCCAAGCAGAAGGAGAACATCCAGCACTTCCAG GCTGAGGAGGAAGCCAACCTGCTGAGGAGGCAGCGGCAGTACCTGGAGCTGGAATGTCGCCGCTTCAAGCGCAGGATCCTCATCGCCCGGCACAACGTGGAGCAGGACCTCGCCCGAGAG GAGCTGAACAAGCGTCAGACGCAGAAGGACCTGGAGCACGCCATGCTTCTGCGGCATCACGAGTCCATGCAGGAGCTGGAGTTCCGCCACTTGACGACCATCCAGAAGGCTCGCGCCGAGCTCATCCGCACGCAGCACCAGACGGAGCTCACCAACCAGCTGGAGTACAACAAGAGGCGGGAACGAGAGCTCCGGCGCAAGCACTTTATGGAGGTCCGGCAGCAGCCCAAGAGCCTCAAG TCGAAGGAGCTCCAGATCAAGAAGCAGTTCCAGGAGACGTGCAAGACGCAGACCCGCCAGTACAAAGCTCTGCGCAACCACCTTCTGGAGAGCACGCCCAAGTGCGAGCACAAGGCGGTGCTGAAGAGGCTGAAGGAGGAGCAGACGCGCAAGTTGGCCATCCTGGCCGAGCAGTACGACCACTCCATCAACGACATGCTGTCCACGCAGGCG ctgCGTCTGGACGAGGCTCAGGAGGGCGAGTGTCAGGTCCTGCGCATGCAACTGCAGCAGGAACTGGAACTGCTCAACGCTTACCAGAGCAAAATCAAAATGCAGACGGACGCTCAGCACGACAAGGAGAGGCGAGACCTGGAGCAGCGAGTCAGCCTGCGGAGGGCGCTGCTGGAGCAGAAG ATCGAGGAGGAAATGCTTTCCCTTCAGAACGAGCGATTGGAGCGCATCCGTTCGCTGCTGGAGCGGCAGGCCCGCGAGATCGAAGCCTTCGACTCCGAGTCCATGAGGCTGGGCTTCAGCAACATGGTCCTTGCCAACGTGGCCTCCGACTCTCAGGGCGGctggggcggcggcggcggcggagggggCGGGGCTCCCGGGGGCGGCCACTGGCCCGGAGGCGGGggcagcggcggcggtggcggcggcggtcaCCACGGCGCCCAACAGCCCTGGGGCCAGCCCGCCATGGCTGGAGCGCCGCCCCCCTGGAGCCTCCATCACCCGGCGGGCGGGGGCCAGAGGGGGAGCGGGGGCGCGGGGGCCGGGGGGGTGAGGAACAGCCCCCAGGCCCTGAGGAGGACGTCGTCGGGGGGGAGGAGCGAACAGAGCATGAGCAGAAGCACCAGCCTCGCCTCCAACGCCTCACACCTTTCCTACACCtaa
- the mat2b gene encoding methionine adenosyltransferase 2 subunit beta isoform X1, giving the protein MNHLTIDFRPGYVKLLQHEDPPQEGPRVLVTGASGLLGRTVLKEFQKRGCAATGTAYRRAGPHLLRCDLTDEDAVKVLMSQCKPHVVVHCAAERRPDVVERHPEAANNINVHAVGILAREAACCGSFLLYISSDYVFDGRRPPYGQDDAPNPLNAYGRSKREGERQTLQHCARSAVLRVPVLFGEVETPSESAVTALWPKVVQGVPAAGDSCALDHCQLRFPTHTQDVAAVCWNICHAAARDDSIRGMFHYSGKEQMTKYEMALAMARAFNLPSSHLVPLTEQPASAAALRPLNPRLDCSRLEVLGLGVEPRAFASAIRDCLWPFTPDKHWRQTVFH; this is encoded by the exons atgaaccaCCTAACGATTGACTTCAGGCCGGGATACGTGAAGCTGCTGCAG CATGAGGATCCTCCGCAGGAGGGTCCCCGCGTCCTGGTGACGGGGGCCAGCGGTCTCCTGGGCCGCACTGTCCTCAAGGAGTTTCAGAAGCGCGGCTGTGCGGCGACGGGGACGGCGTACCGCAGGGCCGGCCCGCACCTTCTTCGCTGCGACCTCACCGACGAGGATGCCGTCAAGGTGCTCATGAGTCAGTGCAAG CCCCACGTGGTGGTTCACTGCGCAGCGGAGCGCCGTCCTGACGTGGTGGAGCGCCACCCGGAGGCGGCTAACAACATCAACGTTCATGCCGTCGGCATCCTCGCCAGGGAGGCGG CATGTTGCGGCTCGTTCCTGTTGTACATAAGCAGCGACTACGTGTTCGACGGCCGCCGTCCGCCTTACGGCCAAGACGACGCGCCCAACCCGCTCAACGCGTACGGACGCAGCAAGAGGGAAGGAGAGCGGCAAACGCTGCAGCACTGCGCAC GCTCAGCGGTTCTGCGCGTTCCGGTTCTGTTCGGCGAGGTGGAGACTCCGTCCGAGAGCGCCGTCACGGCGCTGTGGCCCAAAGTCGTGCAGGGGGTGCCGGCGGCCGGCGACAGCTGCGCGCTCGACCACTGCCAGCTGAGGTTCCCCACGCATACGCAGGACGTCGCCGCCGTTTGCTGGAACATCTGCCACGCTGCCGCTCGG gacgATTCCATCCGAGGAATGTTCCATTATTCCGGCAAAGAGCAGATGACCAAATACGAGATGGCGCTGGCCATGGCTCGGGCCTTCAACCTTCCGTCCAGTCATCTCGTCCCG CTGACGGAGCAGCCGGCGTCGGCGGCCGCTCTGCGACCGCTCAACCCGCGCCTGGACTGTTCCCGTCTGGAGGTGCTGGGCCTCGGCGTGGAGCCGCGAGCGTTCGCGTCGGCCATCAGGGACTGCCTGTGGCCTTTCACCCCCGACAAGCACTGGAGGCAGACCGTTTTTCACTGA
- the mat2b gene encoding methionine adenosyltransferase 2 subunit beta isoform X2, translated as MPGFQSGQLEFGHEDPPQEGPRVLVTGASGLLGRTVLKEFQKRGCAATGTAYRRAGPHLLRCDLTDEDAVKVLMSQCKPHVVVHCAAERRPDVVERHPEAANNINVHAVGILAREAACCGSFLLYISSDYVFDGRRPPYGQDDAPNPLNAYGRSKREGERQTLQHCARSAVLRVPVLFGEVETPSESAVTALWPKVVQGVPAAGDSCALDHCQLRFPTHTQDVAAVCWNICHAAARDDSIRGMFHYSGKEQMTKYEMALAMARAFNLPSSHLVPLTEQPASAAALRPLNPRLDCSRLEVLGLGVEPRAFASAIRDCLWPFTPDKHWRQTVFH; from the exons ATGCCAGGATTTCAATCGGGACAACTTGAGTTTGGG CATGAGGATCCTCCGCAGGAGGGTCCCCGCGTCCTGGTGACGGGGGCCAGCGGTCTCCTGGGCCGCACTGTCCTCAAGGAGTTTCAGAAGCGCGGCTGTGCGGCGACGGGGACGGCGTACCGCAGGGCCGGCCCGCACCTTCTTCGCTGCGACCTCACCGACGAGGATGCCGTCAAGGTGCTCATGAGTCAGTGCAAG CCCCACGTGGTGGTTCACTGCGCAGCGGAGCGCCGTCCTGACGTGGTGGAGCGCCACCCGGAGGCGGCTAACAACATCAACGTTCATGCCGTCGGCATCCTCGCCAGGGAGGCGG CATGTTGCGGCTCGTTCCTGTTGTACATAAGCAGCGACTACGTGTTCGACGGCCGCCGTCCGCCTTACGGCCAAGACGACGCGCCCAACCCGCTCAACGCGTACGGACGCAGCAAGAGGGAAGGAGAGCGGCAAACGCTGCAGCACTGCGCAC GCTCAGCGGTTCTGCGCGTTCCGGTTCTGTTCGGCGAGGTGGAGACTCCGTCCGAGAGCGCCGTCACGGCGCTGTGGCCCAAAGTCGTGCAGGGGGTGCCGGCGGCCGGCGACAGCTGCGCGCTCGACCACTGCCAGCTGAGGTTCCCCACGCATACGCAGGACGTCGCCGCCGTTTGCTGGAACATCTGCCACGCTGCCGCTCGG gacgATTCCATCCGAGGAATGTTCCATTATTCCGGCAAAGAGCAGATGACCAAATACGAGATGGCGCTGGCCATGGCTCGGGCCTTCAACCTTCCGTCCAGTCATCTCGTCCCG CTGACGGAGCAGCCGGCGTCGGCGGCCGCTCTGCGACCGCTCAACCCGCGCCTGGACTGTTCCCGTCTGGAGGTGCTGGGCCTCGGCGTGGAGCCGCGAGCGTTCGCGTCGGCCATCAGGGACTGCCTGTGGCCTTTCACCCCCGACAAGCACTGGAGGCAGACCGTTTTTCACTGA
- the slc23a1 gene encoding solute carrier family 23 member 1, whose protein sequence is MAAGQDDCKSQDDVLRRRSHESPKEPIGEQKLASDMIYTIEDVPPWYLCILLGLQHYLTCFSGTVAVPFLLAEAMCVGQDQNTVSQLIGTIFTTVGITTLIQTTLGVRLPLFQASALAFLIPAQAILSLERWACPTHEEIYGNWTLPLDTSHVWQPRIREIQGAIMVSSTVEVAIGLLGLPGILLEYIGPLTVTPTVSLIGLSVFTTAGDRAGSHWGFSALCILLIVLFAQYLRTTSMPFPVYNRKKGLRWSRVYIFKMFPIILAIVLVWLLCYIFTLSDLLPSDPRQYGHGARTDARGDIMTSAPWFRVPYPCQWGVPTVTLAGVLGMFSATLAGIVESIGDYYACARLAGASPPPVHAINRGIFIEGVCCIIAGLLGTGNGSTSSSPNIGVLAITKVGSRRVVQYGAGIMLLLGCVGKFTALFASLPDPILGGMFCTLFGMITAVGLSNLQLVDLNSSRNLFVLGFSMFFGLTLPAYLDAHPKCIETGVEELNQILTVLLSTEMFVGGFLAFCLDNTVPGTREERGILQWSALTSSSASSPSYDFPVGMALVRRTRWLRRVPVCPTFTGWSSSQDPPSQVEMAQQGAAEAGHGAELGEEDADMSTKV, encoded by the exons ATGGCTGCCGGTCAAGACGACTGCAAG AGTCAGGATGACGTCCTGAGGAGGCGGAGCCACGAGTCGCCCAAAGAGCCGATAGGAGAGCAGAAGTTGGCGTCTGACATGATTTACACCATCGAGGACGTCCCGCCCTGGTACCTGTGCATCCTGCTGGGTCTGCAG CACTACCTGACCTGCTTCAGCGGGACGGTGGCCGTCCCCTTCCTGCTGGCCGAGGCCATGTGCGTGGGCCAGGACCAGAACACCGTCAGCCAGCTCATCGGGACCATTTTCACCACCGTGGGAATCACCACGCTCATACAGACCACCCTGGGAGTCAG ACTTCCTCTCTTCCAAGCGTCCGCGTTGGCCTTCCTGATTCCCGCGCAGGCCATCCTCAGCTTGGAGCGCTGGGCCTGCCCCACGCACG AGGAGATTTACGGCAACTGGACCCTTCCACTGGACACCTCGCACGTTTGGCAGCCTCGCATCAGAGAg ATCCAGGGCGCCATCATGGTGTCGAGCACGGTGGAGGTGGCGATCGGCCTGCTGGGTCTTCCGGGCATCCTGCTGGAGTACATCGGGCCGCTGACGGTCACGCCCACCGTTTCGCTCATCGGCCTGTCCGTCTTCACCACGGCGGGCGACCGGGCCGGATCGCACTGGGGCTTCTCGGCGCT GTGCATCCTCCTCATCGTGCTGTTCGCTCAGTACTTACGGACCACGTCCATGCCGTTTCCTGTGTACAACAGGAAGAAAGGACTGAGGTGGAGTCGAGTTTACATCTTCAAGATGTTTCCT ATCATCCTGGCCATCGTGCTGGTGTGGCTGCTGTGTTACATCTTCACCCTCAGCGACCTTCTGCCCAGTGACCCGCGACAATATGGCCACGGGGCGCGCACCGACGCCCGCGGGGACATCATGACCTCCGCCCCCTGGTTCAGGGTGCCTTACCCCT GCCAGTGGGGGGTGCCAACGGTGACGTTGGCAGGGGTGCTGGGCATGTTCAGCGCCACCCTGGCGGGCATCGTGGAGTCCATCGGCGACTACTACGCCTGCGCCCGCCTCGCCGGGGCGTCGCCGCCCCCGGTGCACGCCATCAACAG aGGAATCTTCATTGAGGGCGTGTGCTGCATCATCGCTGGGCTGCTGGGTACCGGAAACGGGTCCACGTCTTCCAGCCCCAACATCGGCGTGCTCGCCATCACCAAG GTGGGAAGCCGTCGCGTGGTTCAGTACGGCGCCGGCATCATGTTGCTGCTGGGATGCGTGGGAAAGTTCACGGCTCTCTTTGCATCGCTTCCCGATCCCATCTTGGGAGGAATGTTCTGCACGCTTTTCG gCATGATCACGGCGGTGGGTCTGTCCAACCTGCAGCTGGTGGACCTCAACTCGTCCAGGAATCTCTTCGTGCTGGGCTTCTCCATGTTCTTCGGACTCACGCTGCCCGCCTACCTGGATGCGCACCCCAAATGCATCGAGACGG GTGTGGAGGAGCTCAATCAGATCCTGACGGTTCTCCTGTCCACTGAAATGTTTGTCGGCGGTTTCCTGGCCTTCTGCCTGGACAACACCGTACCAG GGACGAGGGAGGAGCGCGGCATCCTGCAGTGGAGCGCTTTGACGTCCTCGTCGGCCTCGTCGCCCTCCTACGACTTTCCCGTGGGGATGGCTTTGGTCCGACGCACCCGCTGGCTCAGAAGAGTGCCCGTCTGTCCCACCTTCACGGGGTGGAGCTCTTCCCAAGACCCGCCCTCCCAAGTGGAGATGGCGCAGCAAGGAGCAGCGGAGGCGGGGCACGGGGCGGAGCTCGGAGAAGAAGACGCTGACATGTCAACCAAGGTGTAA